The genomic stretch CTGTGTCATTGATGCTTAACATAACGCCCGAATAAATGTGATCCTTTCACACTTCGGGCTAACTAAACTCCCTGATAGAAAAAACATTCCCCATCAGAGAGTGCTATTTATAGCGACTTACAAGCATGACAACCGTGAAGCACTTCTCACTTTAAAAATACCATATCTTATTGATTATATTTAATAAAATAATGTATAAACTCATTAAACCCCCAGCAGTTACCTGCCATACAGCCACTGCCTGTCGAATGAAACCGGGTAAAATAAACACCGACACATTTTTATTGTTTTCTCCTCTACTCCACATCGCAGCTTAGGGTACAATCAGCCACTACTTCGCGATTACTTTAAAAGAGTCATGACCTAACTCGGAATTCGATATGGACCAACTATCAAAACTACTGCAACAGATGATTGCCATGGGTGCATCTGATCTCTTCATTTCTGCCGATCGTCCTGCCACCTTCAGGGTGCTTGGCAAAATACAGCCTCCGGTGGGCACTGCCATCAGTTCAGATAAAATTGAAAAAATGTCACGTCTGTTGATGATGGAGGAGCATTATGATGCCTTCCAGAAAAACCCGGATATCAACATCGGTGTATCGCTCCCCCAGGTGGGACGTTTTCGTATCAATATATTCAAACAACGCCACTCAATTGCCATGGTCATTCGTGCGATCCCCTCCAGCATTCCCAGCATAACCGAGCTGGGGCTCCCCCAGGTGATGGAAAAAGTATCGATGTTGCATAATGGCCTGGTACTTATTGTGGGGCCTGCGGGTACCGGGAAGTCATCCACATTAGCCTCGATGATTAAACATCGCACAGAGCAAGACCTTTGCCATGTCATCACCCTGGAAGATCCCATAGAGTACATATTTGAGGCGGGTGACAGCATCGTAAACCAGCGTGAAATCGGCGTAGACACCACCTCATACCATCAAGGATTGGTCAATGTGCTGCGTCAATCTCCGGATGTAATGATGATCGGTGAGGTGCGTGAAGCGGCTGTATTGGAGAAACTGCTGGAGTTCAGTGATACCGGCCACCTCTGCATATCCACCATGCACGCTAACGGCGTTAGCCAGGCCATTGACCGCATGGTTGCCATGTTCCCGGAGGAGCGACGCGCCCGGGTTCTGACTGCTTTGGCTGGCAACCTCAGCACCATCATTTTACAACAGCTGGTGCCTGCAAAAAACGGCAAACAGGTGCTAGCGTATGAGATACACTCATTTACCGCTCACACCGCTGACCTGATTCGTCGAGGGACCACAGACAAAATCCAGGAGTACATCCAGAAAGATACTTCAGAGATGAGTCAAACACTGGATGATACGCTCTTTGACCTCTTCCAAGCGGGGGAGATCAGTGAGGAGACAACCATTCGTTATGCACACTCGGGGGGGAATATGAAATTGAAAATTCGCTTGGCTCGAAAATCAACTGCGCAGGTCGCAAACGCAGCGGGATAATAAAACGAGAAACCAAACAATGCCACAACCTCTCTTTGCTACTTTTGTCGAAGCAGATGCTCTCGCCAGCCAACTCAACAACCCTCGGTTACAAACCATTGATATGTCGGCACCCGAGCGCTATAGCGAAAGCCATATAGCGGGGGCTGCTCACCTCGATTACACCCAAATCATCAGGCAGCAGCCGCCTATTTTAGGGCTACTGCCCAACTTCAAGCAACTGCAAACACTGTTTTCAAATATCGGCCTGCGTAACGATGCTCATATTGTGGTGTATGACGCTGAAGGGAGTGGAAAAGCCGCTCGTCTACTCTGGACTCTGGCCGCTTGTGGCTTTAATAATATATCCATCCTCAATGGCGGCCGTAGTGCCTGGCAAGCCGGGAACTACCCGATGGAGAGTGCGTGTAACCCGTGGCCCGCCAGTCACTTTAAGCTCACCCCCAACCCAGAGGTAATTGCAGACAAAGCCTACATACTTTCCCACTTGAATGACCCTAAAATAACCCTTCTCGATGCCCGCAGTCCCGCCGAATATTGTGGTGATGACCTGCGTGCAGCCCGAGGTGGTCACATCCCGGGGGCGAAAAATCTGGACTGGAGCCTCACCTTTAATTCGCAGCACGACCTACGCCTGAAGTCGGCAACCGTGCTTGAGGCACTTATGACAGAGCGCCGCATCTACCGTGAAAATGAGATCATCGTCCACTGCCAGAGCCACCATCGCTCTGCACTAATGTATGCCATCCTAAAGTTTTTGGGGTACCCCAGAGTGCGGGGCTATCACGGCTCATGGTCTGAGTGGGGAAACTGCAACGATACGCCAATCGAGGTGTAGATAACTATCTATCGTACAAAACTCTCTTAATTGGTTTTGGCGACAGCAGGGTCAAATTGTTTTTTTGTGGGGTAATCTGCCTGCCCTTATCGCCCTCTTCCATCTGCCACACCACGTCAGGGCGCAGATAATTGACACAGCGGATATCAGGCGTTGCAATCACCAGTGTCAGCTTGCACTTCCCCTGTACTGTTCGCAACGCCTCTCGGGCCAGTGGATCATAAAGAAATGCTGCATCATCCACCAATAACAGCCCGGGACGAGAAGCGAGAGCTCGCGCCAGACGAACCCTTGCCGCCAATGCTGAAGGCAGATCCTTACCTGTCTGATCGAGACGTTGCTTGCGAGCCACTCGGGCATCAGTACCCGTGAGCTGACACAAGCGACAGATATGGCGCAATCGACGCCGCTTGATCGGTGCCGCATAACGCAAATTACGCAATAGAGAGCCGCGCATCAACGCAAACTCTGGTGTCACCAGGTGCACCCGCTTGCTCAGCGAGGTCAAATCGATTTTACGCAGTTTTAAACCGGCAATACTCACCTCACCCATGCCGTTACTCGCCTGCAAAAAATGGCGTAACAGGTGGGATTTGCCCGTTCCAGAAGCACCCACCAGGGCCACCGTACTGCCTGCCGGCGCATGCAGAGGAGCTGTCACCTGTATGCCCGAACGACTCAGTGACCGAATATCAATTGCCAGCGGCTCACCTCTGGGCAGCGCCCGGCGGCCACGGCGTGATAACCGAGCCTGCTTAGCCGTTTTCATCAGCTGCAACAGACGACGACGGGCAACAATATAGTTAATCAACTGATCCAGACTACGCACCAGCCCGGTGAGCGAAACAGAGAGCAGCGAAAGCGTAAACAACAGCGTAGTCCATGAACCGGGTTGCTGCATAGGTAACGGATAGCCCCGAGCCAGCAACAGGCTCACCCAGGCCACCGATGCTGGCACCACAATTACTGTTAACGCGGTAAGCAGGCTAAGAATCCGAGTGCGCGCTACACTGGCACGCATCAATGCCTGGTTCTGTTTATCCACACGTCCCGCTTCACTGCGATAGCGGCCCATATGTGCCACCGTCGAGGCGCTCAGCACCAGATCCCCCAACTGTGAAGAGAGCTTACCACGCAAACGACGCAGCTCTTGTGCCAGTTGAAAAAGTTTGGACGCCACTGGCGGTATCAATAGCGCCATAAACACCAGACAAGCGACCCCAATATGCAGAGCCAACTGTGTATCGATGGCCGCCAGCCCCGCAAAGCTAGCTACCAAGGTAGCGGTAGCGACCATTGCTGTGGCAAGTCCCTGAGAGACCCACTCTCGCACCGCCGACAGATCACCCATCATGCGTGCCATGGTGGTACCTAAGCG from Gammaproteobacteria bacterium encodes the following:
- a CDS encoding sulfurtransferase, producing the protein MPQPLFATFVEADALASQLNNPRLQTIDMSAPERYSESHIAGAAHLDYTQIIRQQPPILGLLPNFKQLQTLFSNIGLRNDAHIVVYDAEGSGKAARLLWTLAACGFNNISILNGGRSAWQAGNYPMESACNPWPASHFKLTPNPEVIADKAYILSHLNDPKITLLDARSPAEYCGDDLRAARGGHIPGAKNLDWSLTFNSQHDLRLKSATVLEALMTERRIYRENEIIVHCQSHHRSALMYAILKFLGYPRVRGYHGSWSEWGNCNDTPIEV
- a CDS encoding PilT/PilU family type 4a pilus ATPase, whose product is MDQLSKLLQQMIAMGASDLFISADRPATFRVLGKIQPPVGTAISSDKIEKMSRLLMMEEHYDAFQKNPDINIGVSLPQVGRFRINIFKQRHSIAMVIRAIPSSIPSITELGLPQVMEKVSMLHNGLVLIVGPAGTGKSSTLASMIKHRTEQDLCHVITLEDPIEYIFEAGDSIVNQREIGVDTTSYHQGLVNVLRQSPDVMMIGEVREAAVLEKLLEFSDTGHLCISTMHANGVSQAIDRMVAMFPEERRARVLTALAGNLSTIILQQLVPAKNGKQVLAYEIHSFTAHTADLIRRGTTDKIQEYIQKDTSEMSQTLDDTLFDLFQAGEISEETTIRYAHSGGNMKLKIRLARKSTAQVANAAG
- a CDS encoding ABC transporter ATP-binding protein/permease, encoding MKLPLLFAGRRKQWFVRLVSLSIIEALALFAVAMLFRELLIVLHASGPTSLPGYLSLALVFSAVVIALAHWGANSISERLGMDYSNTLRLVLLRSCVVASGGAQPQRLGTTMARMMGDLSAVREWVSQGLATAMVATATLVASFAGLAAIDTQLALHIGVACLVFMALLIPPVASKLFQLAQELRRLRGKLSSQLGDLVLSASTVAHMGRYRSEAGRVDKQNQALMRASVARTRILSLLTALTVIVVPASVAWVSLLLARGYPLPMQQPGSWTTLLFTLSLLSVSLTGLVRSLDQLINYIVARRRLLQLMKTAKQARLSRRGRRALPRGEPLAIDIRSLSRSGIQVTAPLHAPAGSTVALVGASGTGKSHLLRHFLQASNGMGEVSIAGLKLRKIDLTSLSKRVHLVTPEFALMRGSLLRNLRYAAPIKRRRLRHICRLCQLTGTDARVARKQRLDQTGKDLPSALAARVRLARALASRPGLLLVDDAAFLYDPLAREALRTVQGKCKLTLVIATPDIRCVNYLRPDVVWQMEEGDKGRQITPQKNNLTLLSPKPIKRVLYDR